One genomic window of Halovivax cerinus includes the following:
- a CDS encoding HAD family hydrolase, with translation MRRAIGFDLDGTLFDDRQYVRQGFDAAASYLARETGRDLRDAFADAYFERGITDRTFDVVCREQGLDPAYVPALIEAYHGSTAPLDPAPGAESVLQSLGRICRIGVLTGGRRGRSKLERLGLDTFVDAVVVTPDRDLSKRQREAFSVFYDELGVEPHESIFVGDRPELDLRWPAELGALTVWIRGTDRSRPVNSPTHEPTAVVDELRRLPEVLESIGAIPRARE, from the coding sequence ATGCGCCGGGCGATCGGGTTCGATCTCGACGGAACGCTGTTCGACGATCGCCAGTACGTCCGGCAGGGATTCGACGCCGCGGCGTCGTACCTCGCACGGGAGACGGGCCGCGACCTTCGGGACGCGTTCGCTGACGCGTATTTCGAACGTGGAATTACGGACCGGACGTTCGATGTCGTCTGTCGAGAACAGGGCCTGGACCCTGCGTACGTGCCAGCGCTGATCGAAGCGTATCACGGGTCGACCGCTCCGCTTGACCCAGCCCCGGGAGCCGAATCTGTCCTGCAGTCGCTCGGACGAATCTGTCGGATTGGGGTGCTCACCGGCGGCCGTCGGGGTCGCTCGAAACTCGAACGGCTTGGTCTCGACACGTTCGTGGACGCGGTCGTCGTCACGCCCGATCGGGACCTGTCGAAACGTCAGCGCGAGGCGTTCTCCGTGTTCTACGACGAACTGGGCGTCGAGCCCCACGAGAGTATCTTCGTGGGTGACAGACCGGAACTGGATCTACGATGGCCAGCCGAACTCGGCGCGCTGACGGTGTGGATTCGCGGGACGGATCGGTCCCGCCCTGTGAATTCGCCGACGCACGAGCCGACGGCGGTCGTCGACGAACTCCGCCGGCTCCCGGAGGTGCTCGAATCGATCGGGGCGATTCCCCGGGCTCGCGAGTAA
- a CDS encoding PIG-L deacetylase family protein produces MRVLAIGAHPDDVEIGVGGTIARHVERGDDVTHLIATDGAAGCRDPADARRDEAVESARTLGVEDVRFLEFTDTGLTDDGRVVDAIERHVTDLDADRVYVHAREDTHQDHRNCARATLSATRREGSVYAYETYSTRPTFTPRHVVPLTESHLEAKLDAIRVHESQTDKTYINDGTIRGLARVRGRQANRSFAEGFAVVRSIDTW; encoded by the coding sequence ATGCGCGTGCTCGCGATCGGGGCCCATCCCGACGACGTCGAGATTGGGGTCGGGGGAACGATCGCTCGCCACGTCGAACGTGGAGACGACGTGACGCACCTGATCGCCACCGACGGTGCCGCCGGCTGTCGGGATCCCGCAGACGCGAGACGCGACGAAGCCGTCGAGTCGGCGCGAACGCTCGGCGTCGAAGACGTCCGGTTTCTCGAGTTCACCGACACCGGACTGACCGACGACGGCCGGGTCGTCGATGCGATCGAACGCCACGTGACCGATCTCGACGCGGATCGCGTGTACGTCCACGCGCGAGAAGATACCCATCAGGATCATCGAAATTGCGCGCGGGCGACCCTCTCGGCGACGAGACGCGAGGGGAGTGTCTACGCGTACGAAACGTACTCGACGCGACCGACGTTCACGCCGAGACACGTGGTTCCGCTGACGGAGTCACACCTCGAGGCGAAACTCGACGCCATCCGCGTTCACGAGAGCCAGACGGACAAGACGTACATAAACGACGGGACGATCAGGGGGCTCGCCCGGGTGCGTGGGCGCCAGGCGAATCGGTCGTTCGCCGAGGGGTTCGCGGTCGTCCGGTCTATCGACACCTGGTGA
- a CDS encoding ATP-grasp domain-containing protein, producing the protein MARVLVTGVGGVGGASTARWFRDRTGHTPVGVDMDPRARGFLDLAEWTTVPPAADDDWPGTVASVVARRDVDVVVPLVDEELTRHSDLRAALPSAVPIVAPTVSTIERTLDKRRFARWIDGTDLPAPRTVCPTSSTDLSALDVAYPAVVKPRLGHGSRGVSRVASLDDLRTSLAYHDFDPADVVVQEAIEGREFTTSVVATTGGDCLSIVTKEAVEKDGNTTWGVTRSNDAVASACRDLHDRLDPRGPINVQQLVDARTGEAYIVEVNPRFSSTAILTARAGVDELDLLVRDALDESISPPPSPRPGVHLIRTNRDHLVQEECTTPSESTGWVANSDATPADLVDGGRRAPSSSDADTA; encoded by the coding sequence ATGGCGAGGGTACTCGTGACCGGCGTCGGGGGTGTCGGCGGTGCATCGACGGCCCGCTGGTTTCGCGACCGGACCGGACACACGCCCGTCGGTGTGGATATGGATCCACGGGCGAGGGGCTTCCTGGACCTGGCGGAGTGGACGACGGTCCCGCCCGCAGCCGACGACGACTGGCCCGGAACGGTCGCGTCGGTCGTCGCGCGTCGCGACGTGGACGTCGTGGTTCCACTCGTCGACGAGGAACTGACCCGGCACTCCGACCTGCGAGCCGCCCTTCCGTCCGCGGTTCCGATCGTCGCACCGACCGTTTCGACCATCGAGCGGACGCTCGACAAGCGACGATTCGCCCGCTGGATCGACGGGACCGACCTCCCAGCGCCGCGGACCGTCTGCCCGACGAGCAGCACGGATCTCTCGGCACTCGACGTCGCGTATCCCGCCGTGGTCAAGCCCCGCCTGGGCCACGGCAGCCGAGGCGTCTCCAGGGTCGCCTCACTCGACGACCTCAGGACGTCCCTCGCCTACCACGACTTCGATCCGGCAGACGTCGTGGTGCAGGAAGCCATCGAGGGTCGGGAGTTCACGACCAGTGTCGTCGCGACGACCGGAGGGGACTGCCTGTCGATCGTCACGAAGGAGGCCGTAGAGAAGGACGGCAACACCACCTGGGGCGTCACCCGGTCGAACGACGCCGTCGCAAGCGCGTGCCGCGACCTTCACGACCGTCTCGATCCCCGGGGACCGATCAACGTCCAGCAACTCGTCGACGCCCGAACAGGCGAGGCCTACATCGTCGAGGTCAACCCCCGATTCTCGTCGACGGCCATACTCACGGCTCGCGCCGGCGTCGACGAACTGGACCTGCTCGTCCGGGACGCCCTCGACGAATCGATCTCACCACCACCGTCGCCACGTCCGGGCGTCCACCTCATCCGTACGAACCGGGATCACCTCGTTCAGGAGGAGTGTACAACGCCGTCCGAATCGACGGGGTGGGTCGCCAACTCCGATGCG
- a CDS encoding O-antigen ligase family protein, producing MDSFHAGLGPGNASPSETATDRRPFLVMLVAFSLFPSVYVGADRLAVVESLSPVNPYYVVIVGATVAAVLAFFRDGDRYSLSLLVLLAAVAFVAWATLSLQWTVGTGAYPRYKLVRMIVFDTLLLWFGLVVALSRRRLVAFGLVMGLVGAWLAAEAVYAGTILETDAFATVGSESYLTHGRAIGFAVPLCLYVFGSSARFAVRLLAGVLALAGIVGVLAAGGRGPFVALVVALAVFVGIEFSSALFDRRTDRRGVFAAGGATATVTVAAVLVVRAAGWTPWTIRRLVIVFRDSATETRLFMLREAFGFWLERPLVGHGIGSYAVLTETVHEYPHNVVVETLAELGLVGFALACLVVVPPVVVTVLARFRGGDALYSAALAVFVFAFVNACFSFDLQSNRQLFFAIGLLSIAWTDSMREPHTGVADVMQGVTHTMAAASNRLRDR from the coding sequence ATGGACTCGTTTCACGCTGGGCTCGGGCCGGGGAACGCGTCGCCGAGCGAGACGGCTACCGACCGCCGTCCGTTCCTGGTGATGCTGGTGGCGTTCTCGCTGTTTCCGTCGGTCTACGTCGGTGCCGATCGCCTAGCAGTCGTCGAGTCGCTCTCCCCGGTCAATCCGTACTATGTCGTGATCGTCGGCGCGACCGTTGCCGCCGTTCTGGCGTTCTTCCGCGACGGGGACCGGTACTCCCTCTCGCTGCTCGTCCTCCTCGCCGCGGTGGCCTTCGTTGCCTGGGCGACTTTGAGTCTCCAGTGGACCGTCGGTACCGGCGCGTACCCCCGATACAAGCTGGTTCGGATGATCGTCTTCGACACGCTCTTGCTCTGGTTCGGACTCGTCGTGGCACTGTCGCGCCGCCGGCTGGTCGCGTTCGGACTGGTGATGGGGCTCGTCGGTGCGTGGCTCGCCGCCGAGGCGGTGTACGCGGGGACGATCCTCGAGACGGACGCCTTCGCGACCGTCGGTTCGGAGTCGTACCTCACCCACGGCCGGGCGATCGGGTTCGCCGTCCCGCTCTGTCTGTACGTTTTCGGTTCGTCTGCTCGGTTCGCCGTTCGGTTGCTCGCCGGCGTCCTGGCCCTCGCCGGGATCGTCGGCGTGCTCGCGGCCGGCGGCCGTGGTCCGTTCGTCGCGCTAGTCGTCGCCCTCGCCGTATTCGTCGGGATCGAATTCAGTTCGGCCCTCTTCGATCGACGCACGGACCGTCGGGGCGTCTTCGCCGCGGGCGGGGCGACCGCCACCGTGACCGTCGCGGCCGTCCTCGTCGTACGTGCCGCCGGATGGACTCCGTGGACGATCCGGCGACTCGTGATCGTCTTCCGCGATTCGGCGACGGAGACGCGCCTGTTCATGCTCCGAGAGGCGTTCGGTTTCTGGCTCGAGCGCCCCCTCGTCGGCCACGGCATCGGGAGCTACGCGGTGCTGACCGAGACCGTCCACGAGTACCCACACAACGTCGTCGTCGAGACGCTCGCCGAGCTCGGTCTCGTCGGCTTCGCGCTCGCGTGTCTGGTCGTCGTTCCCCCCGTCGTCGTCACTGTCCTCGCCAGATTTCGAGGTGGCGACGCGCTGTACAGCGCTGCCCTCGCCGTCTTCGTCTTCGCCTTCGTCAACGCCTGCTTCTCGTTCGACCTCCAGTCGAATCGGCAACTCTTCTTCGCGATCGGCCTGCTGTCGATCGCGTGGACGGACTCGATGCGGGAGCCCCACACGGGGGTAGCCGATGTGATGCAGGGCGTGACACACACGATGGCGGCGGCATCGAACCGACTACGCGACCGGTGA